One Candidatus Nitrososphaera evergladensis SR1 genomic window, AATCGTGCAACGGGATTATCTCTATAGGGGTCTTGCTTCGCTCACAGAGGGGCGTCCTGTGCATGATGCTTTCTTCCTTTTCCACAAGGTTTGCAGCCTTTAGGTCTTCAATCACCTTGGTGCGCGCCTGGTTGACGCGAAGGCCGGCGTACGCGCCTGCCGCTTCTGTCGTTACGCCGTTTTCGTTGAGCGCCACTATCTCCTTCAATCCCAGTTCCCGGAACACCTGCACGTCGTTCTGGTCGCCATAGCTGCACACCATCACGGCGCCAGAGCCAAACTCTGGTTTTGCAGAGTGGTGCGTCTTTATAGGCACCTCCCTGTTGAACAAGGGCAGGACGACGCTCTTGCCCTGATAGTCAAGGTAGCGCTCGTCCTCCGGGTTTACAATCACTGCCTGGCACGCAAAGAGGAGCTCCGGCCTTGTCGACGCGATTACAATCGAATCGCCAGAGCCTGCGACCTGAAACTTCATGTGCACGAGTTTTGTCGGCAGGTCGTCGTAGATTATCTCGGCGTCTGCAATCGTTGTGCCGCAGTCGGGGCAATAGTTGTTGGGCCTGTTTGCCAGGTACACGAGCCCGCGCTTCCACAGCTCAATAAAGGTGGCCTGCGTAAGCGCACGGTATTCGTCAGAGTCGGTGCGGTAGTAACGTGCAAAGTCGCCGGAAAGCCCCATGTTCTTCATTATCTGGAGCATCTCTGCTTCGAGGTCGTCAAGCGCGCCCTTGCACAGGTCGAGGAACTTTTGACGGTCCATCTGGCGCATTCGCACCTTGTACTTTTTCTCGGTGTAGATTTCCACCGGCAGGCCGTTTCGGTCAATGCCTATTGGAAACAGCACGTTCTTGCCGGACATCCTTGCAGTCCGGGCTATCATGTCTATCTGGGCGTAGTGAGCGGCGGCGCCAATGTGCCACGGCTTGCCCGACGGGTACGGGGGCGGCGTGTCAATGACAAACGCCGGTTTATTTGAACTCGTTATCTCAAAGCGGTACGTGTTCTCGTCCTGCCACTTTTTCAGTATCGCGCTTTCAATCTCGTGGTTCCACGACTTGGTCTCTATCTTGGGTTCCATCTTGGTTGGCCGGCCTGCCTAGTGGTGGCGCCCGATGCCGTTATTAACGTTAAGGCGGAGTTGGCTAGAAAAAGATATTAATATTAACGTCTGCGCAACCCATTCCGTGAAATTCGTCGACTGGTTCCCGTATTACCAAGGAATCCGCGCAGAGTTTGGCTACAGCACAGAGAAGGACCAGGAGGCGGCCAGGATGCTTTCTGGCATGATAAAGAGGAAAGCCCTTGAGCCCAAGGTCTTGCAGAAAAAGATTGCCGGCAAGAGCGTGCTTGTCCTTGGCGCGGGGCCAAGCCTGGCAGAAAACATCAAGATAATCAAAAAGAACAAGGCTTTTGTGAAAATCGCTGCCGACGGCGCGGTGCAGGAGCTCTTGGAGAACAAGATAAAGCCGGACATCGTGGTGACGGACCTTGACGGCGATTCTGCTTTGCTGCAAAAGGCGGCCAAGTCGGGCGCGGTGATGGTCGTGCACGCCCACGGCGACAATACCGACATGCTGAAAAAGCTGGTGCCCAAGTTCAAGAAGGTCCTTGGCACGACGCAGGTGATGCCAGTTGAAAACGTCTACAACTTTGGCGGGTTTACGGACGGCGACAGGTGCGTCTTTATGGCAGAAGAGTTTGGCGCAAAGAAAATAGTGATGATGGGCATGGACTTTGGCGGTACAAGCGCGTACAAGGACGTCAAGGACCCGGAGCTCAAAAAGCGCAAGATGCAGGCCGGAAAGCGCCTGCTAGAGACGCTTGCCAAGCAGTCGCGCTCGCAGCTGTTCCACGCCTCCAAAAAGCCGGTCAAGGGCTTTTCGCCATACTAATAACAAGGCATGGTCAGCCAGAAAAAGGCAATAGGCATCCTAGGCATAGTCTTTGCCGTTGCAGGAGGCGCCGCGTGGTTCTACGGCCAGCACATCCCGGCAGCGATATTGTGGGGCGCCGCCGTCCTGATAGTGATGAAGCTGAACAAACGGCAGCAGCAGAAAAGGCGGTAAGGCTATTATACCATTTAAGATCAAGAGGGCTTGCTACTACAATATGTCCGGCTATTCCGAAGATGACGTGAGGCGTGCAGCCGAGCTCCGAGAGTGGGTCATGAAGCAGATTTCAGACAAGCAGGAGGAGCTGGAAAGGCTTCGGGCCACGCTTGCCATCATTGACAGCGTTTTAAAGCAGGGCAGTTTCAGGGCCGCAGCGACAATGGCGCCATCATCGTCGACAGCGGCGGCAAGCGAGCCGGCCAGGCAGACGACGGCACCGGCAAAGCAAGCGGCGACTATGGCTGCGCCACCACCGCCACGGCAGCAGGCAACAGCAGCAGGCTTTGACCCGGGCAAGGAAGTCAGGCCGCTAAAGAGGGCCAAGGACGACTTGCTCCTTGCAAACGCGGAGGTCACCGCCAACTCGATAACCATAGTGCCGGCACCCGGAATTGACCTGAGCGTCAACACGCCCCCGTTCCGTTCGTTCTTCCTTGGCAGGATACTTGACGGCATGAAGGGCAAGGACGCCGAGAAGGCGGCGCAGGGCGCGATTTCCGAGTCCGGCGCCATGAGCTACAAGGTCGACGAAGACTCAGGAGGCGCGATAAAGAAGATAACGATAACAAACTACCGCGACAAGGAGCGCATGACAGAGATATTCAACACTGCCGCCTGGGTGTTTACAAGGATGCTGGAAAAAGCTGGACGCTGACAACATGGAAGACAATAACAACAAAATGGACAAGATAGTCGTTCTCGACTTTGGCTCGCAGTACAGTCACCTGATATGCAGGAGGATAAGGGAGGCCAACGTGTATTGCGAACTCGTGCCGTACAACACGCCGGCAAAGGCGCTGAAGGAGATGGACCCAAAGGGCATCATATTTTCCGGCGGGCCGGCAAGCGTATACGCCAAGGGCGCGCCCAAGCCGGACAGGCAGATATTTGCAATGGGCAAGCCCATACTTGGCATCTGCTACGGCCACCAGGTGCTTGTCGACAACTTTGGAGGCAAAGTGAAAAAGGCTGCAAGCAGGGAATACGGGCGCGCAGGGCTAAAGATAGACGACGATTCTGACCTTTTCAAGAATTTGGATACCAGCATAAACTGCTGGATGAGCCACGGCGACGCGGCGGAAAAGGTGCCGGAAGGGTTCAAGGTGATAGGCCACACGGAAAACTCGCAGTCTGCTGCAATTGGCAGCCGCGAGAGGAAAATGTACGGCATCCAGTTCCACCCGGAGGTGGTGCACACCGAGCGGGGCATGCAGATCCTAAAGAACTTTGCGCAGGAGATAAGCGGCGCAAAACCCGAGTGGGACATGCAGAGCTTTATCGACACCACCGTCAAGGAGATAAGGGAGCAGGTGGGTGAAAAGCGCGTGCTTGCCGCGGTGAGCGGCGGTATTGATTCAACGACGGTTGCGGCGCTCATGCACAGGGCGATTGGGAAGCAGTTGTCGTGCGTGTTTATCAACCACGGCCTTCTCAGACAGGACGAGGAAAAGGAGGTCGTCAGGCTGTTCAAGGAGCACCTTGGCATCGATCTTATTTATGTCAACGCTGAAAAGCGCTTTCTGTCAAGGCTGAAAG contains:
- the guaA gene encoding glutamine-hydrolyzing GMP synthase, producing MDKIVVLDFGSQYSHLICRRIREANVYCELVPYNTPAKALKEMDPKGIIFSGGPASVYAKGAPKPDRQIFAMGKPILGICYGHQVLVDNFGGKVKKAASREYGRAGLKIDDDSDLFKNLDTSINCWMSHGDAAEKVPEGFKVIGHTENSQSAAIGSRERKMYGIQFHPEVVHTERGMQILKNFAQEISGAKPEWDMQSFIDTTVKEIREQVGEKRVLAAVSGGIDSTTVAALMHRAIGKQLSCVFINHGLLRQDEEKEVVRLFKEHLGIDLIYVNAEKRFLSRLKGVSDPEKKRKIIGDQFAKEFVAVAKKHGPFQWLAQGTLYPDVIESGVSKGPAAVIKTHHNVGGLPKWLKLQVIEPLRFLYKDEVRKVAKLLEVPDELLKRHPFPGPGLAVRIIGAITPEKTRIAKHASKLVEDELKAAGYYDKVWQAYAAVGDDRAVGVLGDERVYGHIVMVRVVESIDAMTADWTRLPYDVIERISNRITNEVEGATWVTYAVSSKPPATIEPQ
- a CDS encoding 6-hydroxymethylpterin diphosphokinase MptE-like protein, producing the protein MKFVDWFPYYQGIRAEFGYSTEKDQEAARMLSGMIKRKALEPKVLQKKIAGKSVLVLGAGPSLAENIKIIKKNKAFVKIAADGAVQELLENKIKPDIVVTDLDGDSALLQKAAKSGAVMVVHAHGDNTDMLKKLVPKFKKVLGTTQVMPVENVYNFGGFTDGDRCVFMAEEFGAKKIVMMGMDFGGTSAYKDVKDPELKKRKMQAGKRLLETLAKQSRSQLFHASKKPVKGFSPY